In one window of Thiobacillus sp. DNA:
- a CDS encoding nucleotidyltransferase family protein — translation MRPTDALLQHRESIRRIVLEHHARNPRIFGSVLHGSDTEDSDLDILVDDTPETSLLDLACIERQLSALLGITVDVRTPPDLPKRFREQVLAEAKPL, via the coding sequence ATGAGACCCACCGATGCACTCCTCCAGCACCGAGAAAGCATTCGCCGCATCGTCCTGGAGCACCATGCCCGGAACCCGCGGATTTTTGGCTCGGTCCTGCATGGCTCCGACACGGAGGACAGCGACCTCGATATTCTGGTGGACGACACCCCGGAAACATCCCTGCTGGATCTAGCCTGCATTGAGCGCCAATTGAGCGCCCTGCTGGGCATTACCGTGGACGTACGCACACCGCCTGACCTACCCAAACGGTTCCGGGAACAAGTGCTCGCCGAGGCCAAACCCCTATGA
- the recQ gene encoding DNA helicase RecQ — MPSTPLEILQLVFGYPAFRGQQQAIIDRVAGGGDALVLMPTGGGKSLCYQLPALLREGCGVVVSPLIALMHDQVAALTEAGVAAAFLNSSLSGAGAAEVERDFLAGRLKLLYVAPERLLMPRMLDLLTRAKVGLFAIDEAHCVSQWGHDFRPEYLGLSVLHERFPGIPRIALTATADEQTRKEIIQRLELEAARTFVASFDRPNIRYTIVEKADTRRQLLAFLKDGHQGEAGIVYCATRNKVEETAAWLAGEGFRALPYHAGLNADTRRIHQERFLREDGIVMVATIAFGMGIDKPDVRFVAHLDLPRSMEGYYQETGRAGRDGLPAEAWMAWGLQDVATQRRFIEESESEEAHKRVAHAKLNALLGLVESASCRRVALLDYFGEASGPCGNCDNCLEPPSLWDATEAARKALSAIYRTGQRFGAGHVIDVLLGKATDKVAQWGHDQLSVFGVGTGLDDKRWRAVIRALAAKGWVDVDHDAYGALKLTEAARPVLKGEVQVMLREPTARKRKEKRKAGAALDLSAQDAALFDRLRDWRRQTALEHDVPAYVILHDATLREIALRRPVHLADLGGISGIGARKLEAYGTSILQVLDDEGSG; from the coding sequence GTGCCTTCCACCCCTCTAGAAATTCTTCAGCTTGTCTTCGGCTACCCGGCCTTCCGTGGCCAGCAACAGGCCATCATCGACCGGGTGGCCGGGGGCGGGGACGCCCTGGTGCTCATGCCCACGGGGGGCGGCAAGTCCCTGTGCTACCAGTTGCCCGCCCTGCTGCGGGAGGGCTGCGGCGTGGTGGTGTCACCCCTCATCGCCCTCATGCACGACCAGGTGGCGGCCCTGACGGAGGCGGGGGTGGCCGCCGCCTTTCTCAATTCCAGCCTGAGCGGAGCGGGGGCGGCCGAGGTGGAGCGGGACTTCCTGGCCGGGCGGCTGAAGCTGCTCTACGTGGCGCCGGAACGCCTGCTCATGCCCCGCATGCTGGATCTGCTGACACGCGCCAAGGTGGGGCTTTTCGCCATCGACGAGGCCCATTGCGTGTCCCAGTGGGGCCACGACTTCCGCCCGGAATACCTGGGCCTGTCCGTGCTGCACGAGCGATTTCCCGGCATTCCCCGTATTGCCCTCACCGCCACCGCCGACGAGCAGACCCGCAAGGAGATCATCCAGCGCCTGGAGCTGGAGGCCGCCCGGACCTTCGTGGCCAGCTTCGACCGGCCCAACATCCGCTACACCATCGTCGAAAAGGCGGACACCCGGCGCCAGCTCCTGGCCTTCCTCAAGGACGGCCACCAGGGGGAGGCGGGCATCGTCTACTGCGCCACCCGCAACAAGGTGGAGGAGACCGCCGCCTGGCTGGCGGGGGAGGGTTTCAGGGCCTTGCCCTACCACGCGGGCCTGAATGCCGACACCCGCCGCATCCATCAGGAACGCTTCCTCCGGGAGGACGGCATCGTCATGGTGGCCACCATTGCCTTCGGCATGGGCATCGACAAGCCGGACGTGCGCTTCGTGGCCCACCTGGACCTGCCCCGGTCCATGGAAGGCTACTACCAGGAGACGGGCCGGGCCGGGCGGGACGGCCTGCCGGCGGAGGCCTGGATGGCCTGGGGCCTCCAGGACGTGGCCACCCAACGCCGGTTTATAGAAGAGTCGGAATCCGAAGAGGCCCACAAGCGCGTCGCCCACGCCAAGCTCAACGCCCTGCTGGGCCTGGTGGAATCCGCCTCCTGCCGCCGGGTGGCGTTGCTGGATTACTTCGGCGAAGCCAGCGGACCCTGCGGCAACTGCGACAACTGCCTGGAGCCCCCCAGCCTGTGGGACGCCACCGAGGCCGCTCGCAAGGCCCTGTCCGCCATCTACCGCACCGGCCAGCGCTTCGGCGCCGGCCACGTCATCGACGTGCTGCTGGGCAAGGCCACGGACAAGGTGGCCCAGTGGGGACACGACCAATTGTCCGTGTTCGGCGTCGGAACGGGCCTGGACGACAAGCGCTGGCGGGCCGTCATCCGCGCACTGGCCGCGAAAGGGTGGGTGGATGTGGACCATGACGCCTACGGCGCCCTGAAGCTCACGGAGGCCGCCCGGCCCGTGCTCAAGGGGGAAGTCCAGGTCATGCTGCGGGAACCCACGGCCAGGAAACGCAAGGAGAAACGCAAAGCCGGTGCCGCCCTGGATTTGTCAGCCCAGGACGCCGCCCTGTTCGACCGCCTGCGGGACTGGCGCCGCCAGACCGCCCTGGAGCACGACGTGCCGGCCTATGTGATCCTGCACGACGCCACCCTCCGGGAGATCGCCCTGCGGCGCCCCGTCCACCTGGCGGACCTGGGGGGCATATCCGGCATCGGCGCCCGCAAACTGGAAGCCTATGGCACGTCCATCCTGCAGGTCCTGGACGACGAGGGTTCGGGCTAG
- a CDS encoding DUF58 domain-containing protein codes for MRRLFRLRPVEPLPFTLVARRIYILPTRQGLVFSLLLLGMLLGSMNYGLSMGFLFTFLLAGMVLSALFATWRVLLGLTLEGIDAEPAFAGDPVVFTLRLRAADGSVPPGILLESEGTQAGVEADLAGGAKTCLNLPTRERGRRVLGPCRLFTEAPLGLFRAWCVFAPAAVALVWPRPAPWSKPLPTGGGAGEDESLGSQRGTDDFDGLTTYRPGESPSRLVWKSLGRLPEPLVKTFVSPQSDVVWLDWSQLSGLDPETRLSQLARWVLDADRLSVSYGLQLPGVRIPPASGPTQRVRCLNALALQGMAAGEDHASP; via the coding sequence ATGCGCCGCCTTTTCCGGTTGCGTCCCGTGGAACCCCTGCCCTTCACCCTGGTGGCCCGGCGCATCTACATCCTGCCTACCCGCCAGGGCCTGGTCTTCAGCCTGCTGCTGCTGGGCATGCTCCTGGGATCCATGAACTACGGCCTGTCCATGGGGTTCCTGTTCACCTTCCTGCTGGCAGGCATGGTGCTGTCTGCCCTGTTCGCAACCTGGCGCGTCCTGCTGGGCCTCACCCTCGAGGGCATCGACGCCGAGCCTGCCTTTGCCGGCGATCCCGTGGTTTTCACCCTGCGCCTGCGGGCTGCCGATGGGTCGGTTCCACCTGGCATCCTGCTGGAGTCCGAGGGCACCCAGGCCGGTGTGGAAGCGGACCTGGCAGGTGGCGCCAAGACATGCCTGAACCTGCCGACCCGGGAACGGGGCCGTCGGGTGCTGGGTCCGTGTCGCCTGTTCACCGAAGCGCCCCTGGGCCTGTTCCGGGCCTGGTGCGTGTTCGCCCCGGCTGCCGTGGCCCTGGTCTGGCCCAGGCCGGCGCCCTGGAGCAAGCCCTTGCCCACGGGCGGTGGCGCGGGGGAGGACGAATCCCTGGGCAGTCAGCGGGGCACGGACGACTTCGATGGCCTGACGACCTACCGTCCCGGCGAGAGCCCGTCACGCCTGGTCTGGAAGAGCCTGGGCCGGCTGCCAGAACCCCTGGTGAAGACCTTTGTCTCGCCCCAGAGTGACGTGGTCTGGCTGGATTGGAGCCAACTCTCCGGCCTGGATCCAGAGACCCGGCTGAGCCAGCTTGCCCGCTGGGTGCTGGACGCGGACCGCCTGAGCGTGAGCTACGGCCTGCAATTGCCCGGCGTCCGCATCCCCCCCGCCAGCGGGCCCACCCAGCGGGTGCGCTGCCTCAACGCCCTGGCCCTGCAGGGCATGGCCGCGGGAGAAGACCATGCGTCGCCCTGA
- the lysS gene encoding lysine--tRNA ligase, producing MSEQAPAPAPAQDENQIITERREKLANLRQAGVAFPNDFKREHYAADLHAAHGDKTKEELEAAGIPVVMAGRMMLKRVMGKASFATLQDMSGRLQIYVSNDVTGLDAHDAFKHWDLGDILGVAGTLFKTGKGELTINASSIRLLTKALRPLPEKFHGLSDQEQKYRQRYLDLITNEVARETFVRRSRIVQGIRNFMSGHGFLEVETPMMHPIPGGASAKPFTTHHNALDMELFLRIAPELYLKRLVVGGLEKVFEINRNFRNEGLSTRHNPEFTMMEFYEAYRDYKYLMDFVEELLRTVAVEVTGHAVVPYQGHHIDLAHRFARLTAVEATRLYNEDLRDAPLDDIDFVRAELERRKISYHKHDGLGGLQLTLFEETTEHQLIQPTYIVDYPVETSPLARGSDIQPGITERFELYIAGREVANGFSELNDPEDQAARFQAQVAAKEAGDEEAMFYDADYIRALEHGLPPTGGCGIGIDRYVMLLTDAASIRDVILFPQLRRED from the coding sequence ATGTCCGAACAAGCCCCCGCTCCCGCCCCAGCCCAAGACGAGAATCAGATCATCACCGAGCGCCGGGAGAAGTTGGCCAACCTTCGCCAGGCCGGCGTGGCCTTCCCCAACGACTTCAAGCGGGAGCATTACGCCGCCGACCTCCACGCCGCCCACGGCGACAAGACCAAGGAGGAACTGGAGGCCGCCGGCATCCCCGTGGTGATGGCCGGGCGCATGATGCTGAAGCGGGTGATGGGCAAGGCCAGCTTCGCCACCCTCCAGGACATGAGTGGCCGCCTGCAGATCTACGTGTCCAACGACGTCACCGGCCTGGACGCCCACGACGCCTTCAAGCATTGGGACCTGGGGGACATCCTGGGCGTGGCCGGCACCCTGTTCAAGACGGGCAAGGGGGAGCTGACCATCAACGCCAGCAGCATCCGCCTGCTCACCAAGGCCCTGCGCCCCCTGCCAGAGAAGTTCCACGGCCTCTCCGACCAGGAGCAGAAATACCGCCAGCGTTACCTGGACCTGATCACCAACGAGGTGGCGCGGGAGACCTTCGTGCGCCGCTCCAGGATCGTGCAGGGCATCCGCAACTTCATGAGCGGCCATGGCTTCCTGGAGGTGGAGACCCCCATGATGCACCCCATCCCCGGGGGCGCCTCGGCCAAGCCCTTCACCACCCACCACAACGCCCTGGACATGGAGCTGTTCCTGCGCATCGCGCCGGAGCTGTACCTGAAGCGCCTGGTGGTGGGCGGGCTGGAGAAAGTGTTCGAGATCAACCGCAACTTCCGCAATGAAGGCCTCTCCACCCGGCACAATCCGGAATTCACCATGATGGAGTTTTACGAGGCCTACCGGGACTACAAGTACCTGATGGACTTCGTGGAAGAGCTGCTGCGCACCGTGGCCGTTGAGGTCACCGGCCACGCCGTGGTTCCCTACCAGGGCCACCACATCGACCTGGCCCACCGCTTCGCCCGCCTCACCGCCGTGGAGGCCACCCGGCTGTACAACGAGGACCTGCGGGATGCGCCTTTGGACGACATCGACTTCGTGCGCGCCGAACTGGAGCGTCGCAAGATTTCGTACCACAAGCACGACGGCCTGGGCGGCCTGCAACTGACCCTGTTCGAGGAAACCACCGAGCACCAGCTCATCCAGCCCACCTACATCGTGGACTACCCGGTGGAGACCTCGCCCCTGGCCCGGGGCAGCGACATCCAGCCGGGCATCACCGAACGCTTCGAGCTCTACATCGCCGGCCGGGAGGTAGCCAACGGCTTCTCCGAGCTCAACGACCCGGAGGACCAGGCCGCCCGCTTCCAGGCCCAGGTGGCGGCCAAGGAGGCCGGCGACGAGGAGGCCATGTTCTACGACGCCGACTACATCCGCGCCCTGGAGCACGGCCTGCCCCCCACCGGCGGCTGCGGCATCGGCATCGACCGCTACGTCATGCTGCTGACCGATGCGGCCAGCATCCGCGACGTGATCCTGTTCCCGCAACTGCGGCGGGAGGATTGA
- a CDS encoding glutathione S-transferase: protein MKLIGSLTSPFVRKVRIVAAEKHIDYEFVLDVPWNEDTQVPTFNPLGKVPVWVLDDGKTLFDSRVIVDYLDSVSPAGHVMPKDARPRIAVKRWEALADGVCDAAALVFVEKKRPVAQQSPEWIRRQMGKVQAGLKAMSEDLEQQLVTQKGAQDSWCAGEVFTLADIAVGCALGYLEFRFPELDWRRAHPNLSELYDRLMRRSTFKDTVPVG from the coding sequence ATGAAATTGATTGGTTCCCTTACCAGCCCCTTCGTGCGCAAGGTACGCATCGTGGCGGCTGAAAAACACATCGATTACGAATTCGTGCTGGACGTGCCCTGGAATGAAGATACCCAGGTCCCCACCTTCAACCCCCTGGGCAAGGTGCCGGTGTGGGTGCTGGACGACGGCAAGACCCTGTTCGATTCCAGGGTCATCGTGGACTACCTGGACAGCGTGAGCCCTGCGGGCCACGTCATGCCCAAGGACGCCCGTCCCCGCATCGCCGTGAAGCGATGGGAGGCCTTGGCTGACGGCGTCTGCGACGCGGCCGCCCTGGTTTTCGTGGAGAAGAAGCGCCCCGTGGCCCAGCAGAGCCCCGAGTGGATCCGCCGCCAGATGGGCAAGGTTCAGGCGGGCCTCAAGGCCATGAGCGAGGATCTGGAGCAGCAACTGGTCACCCAGAAGGGCGCCCAGGACTCCTGGTGCGCGGGGGAGGTCTTCACCCTGGCGGACATCGCCGTGGGCTGTGCCCTGGGTTACCTGGAGTTCCGCTTCCCCGAACTGGACTGGCGCCGGGCCCACCCGAACCTGTCCGAACTTTACGACCGGCTCATGCGCCGCTCCACCTTCAAGGACACCGTGCCGGTGGGCTAA
- a CDS encoding DUF86 domain-containing protein: MNEKHLRAADYLGHMLDAIQQILNYTAGLDEPTYLSVRLIQDAVVRNIEILGEAARNVRTHAPNVADAHPEVPWQDIYGMRNRLAHGYFDVNQHAVWQVVVRELPVLEPRLKAIFDELSSPSAS; this comes from the coding sequence ATGAACGAAAAGCATCTGCGCGCGGCTGACTATCTAGGCCACATGCTTGATGCCATTCAGCAAATCCTGAATTACACAGCCGGCTTGGATGAGCCGACCTATTTGTCGGTACGGCTCATCCAGGACGCCGTTGTGCGCAACATCGAAATCCTGGGCGAGGCCGCCAGGAATGTTCGTACGCATGCACCGAACGTTGCCGATGCGCACCCAGAAGTGCCATGGCAGGATATCTACGGCATGCGCAACCGTTTGGCACATGGTTACTTTGACGTCAACCAACATGCGGTCTGGCAAGTTGTTGTGCGGGAACTTCCTGTCCTTGAGCCAAGGCTGAAGGCCATTTTCGATGAGTTAAGCTCACCCTCAGCCTCGTGA
- the prfB gene encoding peptide chain release factor 2 (programmed frameshift), with protein MEAERLNQIEAQLEDLAKRAQELKGYLDYPGKRDRLTEVIGLSEDPKLWDDSKRAQEIGKERRMLEDIVLKWEKLDEEVSNAKELFELAREEKDDDTLESIGADVADIEQHAAEMEFRRMFNNPMDPQPCFIEIQSGAGGTEAQDWAGMLERMYLRYCEKRGFKAELLEESEGEVAGIKSATIRVDGDYAYGYLRTETGVHRLVRKSPFDSNARRHTSFCSVFVYPEVDDSIEIEINPADVRTDTYRASGAGGQHINKTDSAVRLTHLPTNIVVQCQNDRSQHRNKDEAWKMLRARLYELELRKRQAEQQKLEDAKSDIGWGHQIRSYVLDQSRIKDLRTNHEVGNTQAVLDGDLDDFIEASLKQGV; from the exons ATGGAAGCCGAACGCCTCAATCAGATCGAAGCCCAACTGGAAGACCTCGCCAAGCGCGCCCAGGAACTCAAGGGGTATCTT GACTACCCTGGCAAACGCGACCGTCTGACGGAAGTCATCGGCCTCTCCGAGGACCCCAAGCTGTGGGATGACAGCAAGCGGGCCCAGGAGATCGGCAAGGAACGCCGCATGCTGGAGGACATCGTCCTCAAGTGGGAAAAGCTGGACGAGGAAGTCAGCAACGCCAAGGAACTGTTCGAGCTGGCCCGGGAAGAGAAGGACGACGACACCCTGGAGTCCATCGGCGCCGACGTGGCGGACATCGAGCAGCATGCCGCGGAGATGGAGTTCCGCCGCATGTTCAACAACCCCATGGACCCCCAGCCCTGCTTCATCGAAATCCAGTCCGGCGCCGGCGGCACCGAAGCCCAGGACTGGGCCGGCATGCTGGAACGCATGTACTTGCGCTACTGCGAAAAGCGGGGCTTCAAGGCCGAACTGCTGGAAGAATCCGAAGGTGAAGTGGCGGGCATCAAGAGCGCCACCATCCGGGTGGACGGCGACTACGCCTACGGCTACCTGCGCACCGAGACCGGTGTGCACCGCCTGGTGCGCAAGTCCCCCTTCGACTCCAACGCCCGCCGCCACACCTCCTTCTGCAGCGTCTTCGTCTACCCGGAGGTGGACGACTCCATCGAGATCGAGATCAACCCGGCGGACGTGCGCACCGACACCTACCGGGCCTCCGGCGCCGGCGGCCAGCACATCAACAAGACCGACTCGGCGGTGCGCCTGACCCACCTCCCCACCAACATCGTGGTCCAGTGCCAGAACGACCGCTCCCAGCACCGCAACAAGGACGAAGCCTGGAAAATGCTCCGCGCCCGCCTCTACGAGCTGGAATTGCGCAAGCGCCAGGCGGAACAACAGAAACTGGAAGACGCCAAGTCCGACATCGGCTGGGGCCACCAGATCAGGTCTTACGTGCTGGACCAGTCCCGCATCAAGGACCTGCGCACCAACCACGAGGTGGGCAATACCCAGGCCGTGCTTGACGGGGATTTGGACGACTTTATCGAGGCCAGTCTGAAGCAGGGGGTTTGA
- the gltX gene encoding glutamate--tRNA ligase: MVRTRFAPSPTGYLHIGGARTALFSWAFARKMGGTFVLRIEDTDRERSTQASVQAILDGMSWLGLDWDEGPYYQMERLERYKAVVDMLLEQGHAYYCYASKEELDEMREAQKARGDKPRYDGRWRPEPGKDLSPPPAGVTPVIRFRTPQEGEVTFNDMIKGPITVANNELDDLVIVRGDGIPTYNFGVVVDDWDMQISHVIRGDDHVNNTPRQINILKALGAPIPTYAHVPMILGQDGERLSKRHGAVSVTQYRDEGYLPEALMNYLARLGWGHGDDEKFSARQFVEWFDVGGVNHAAARFDGSKLTWLNQQYLKEADDTRLADLVRPFLKAQGIEPNGGPDPVPLIGLVKERVGTVEELADGLHIYYRQALPALEDVKAKLAPAALPAFEKLRQDMETVAWEAPILGQLLKDNAAAFGLKMGQIGMPLRLVLFGTAQTPAIDQVLALMGRQEILRRFDAAWPHVKVALE; this comes from the coding sequence ATGGTCCGCACCCGCTTCGCCCCCTCCCCCACCGGTTACCTGCACATCGGCGGTGCCCGCACCGCCCTTTTCTCCTGGGCCTTTGCCCGCAAGATGGGAGGCACCTTCGTGCTGCGCATCGAGGATACTGACCGGGAGCGATCTACCCAGGCTTCGGTCCAGGCGATCCTGGACGGCATGAGCTGGCTGGGCCTGGACTGGGACGAAGGCCCCTACTACCAGATGGAGCGCCTGGAGCGGTACAAGGCCGTGGTGGACATGCTGCTGGAGCAGGGCCATGCCTATTACTGCTACGCCAGCAAGGAAGAGCTGGACGAGATGCGGGAGGCCCAGAAGGCCCGGGGCGACAAGCCTCGCTACGACGGCCGCTGGCGCCCGGAGCCGGGCAAGGACCTGTCGCCACCCCCCGCCGGCGTCACCCCGGTGATCCGCTTCAGGACCCCGCAGGAGGGTGAGGTCACCTTCAACGACATGATCAAGGGCCCCATCACGGTGGCCAACAACGAGCTGGACGATCTGGTCATCGTGCGGGGGGACGGCATTCCCACCTATAACTTCGGCGTGGTGGTGGACGACTGGGACATGCAGATCAGCCATGTCATCCGGGGCGACGACCACGTCAACAACACGCCGCGCCAGATCAACATCCTCAAGGCCCTGGGGGCCCCCATCCCCACCTACGCCCATGTGCCCATGATCCTGGGCCAGGACGGGGAGCGCCTGTCCAAGCGCCACGGCGCCGTGTCCGTCACCCAGTACCGGGACGAGGGCTACCTGCCCGAGGCCCTGATGAACTACCTGGCCCGCCTGGGCTGGGGCCACGGCGACGACGAGAAATTCAGCGCCCGGCAATTCGTGGAATGGTTCGACGTGGGCGGGGTGAACCACGCTGCGGCCCGCTTCGACGGCTCCAAGCTCACCTGGCTCAACCAGCAGTACCTGAAGGAGGCGGACGACACCCGCCTGGCGGATCTGGTGCGCCCCTTTCTCAAGGCCCAGGGCATCGAACCCAATGGCGGTCCGGACCCGGTGCCCCTCATCGGCCTGGTGAAGGAACGGGTGGGCACGGTGGAAGAACTGGCCGACGGCCTGCACATCTATTACCGCCAGGCCCTGCCGGCGCTGGAGGACGTGAAGGCCAAGCTGGCCCCCGCAGCCCTGCCCGCCTTCGAGAAACTGCGCCAGGACATGGAGACGGTGGCCTGGGAAGCGCCGATCCTGGGCCAACTGCTCAAGGACAACGCCGCCGCCTTCGGCCTGAAGATGGGCCAGATCGGCATGCCCCTGCGCCTGGTGCTGTTCGGAACGGCCCAGACCCCCGCCATCGACCAGGTCCTGGCCCTGATGGGACGGCAGGAGATCCTGCGCCGCTTCGACGCCGCCTGGCCCCACGTCAAGGTGGCCCTGGAATAA
- a CDS encoding MgtC/SapB family protein, with translation MSAYPLDALYPYLISLAIGLLIGLERERNPSAKAGLRTFSLVALAGTLGAMLSDQTGEAWILAAGLLVMGAMMVAAHLKEERVDDPGTTTVAAVVVCYALGAMVWYGQIHLAVTLAILSTVLLYFKAELKGVSQTLTRRDLLSILQFAVLSLVVLPILPDENYGPYNALNPYQIWWMVVLISGLSLAGYAALRVAGPRQGALLTGIFGGVASSTATTLAFSRHAREEERLTAMSAVVILTANWVVLIRLAILTAIMAPGLLPDMGLIVAGGLATGGIVLAFNWRGLEARTNAPVLELGNPTEIRMALSFGALYAAVLFAVAWLTDWAGHVGTYGVAIVSGLTDIDAITLSTLRLLGLESLGSHQALTAILLALLANIAFKSGMSLVLGGLPLARRVLPGMAATAAGCVAGYFLI, from the coding sequence ATGAGTGCCTATCCCCTGGACGCCCTTTATCCCTACCTGATCAGCCTGGCCATCGGCCTGCTTATCGGCCTGGAGCGGGAACGCAACCCCTCCGCCAAGGCGGGCCTGCGCACCTTCTCCCTGGTGGCCCTGGCCGGCACCCTGGGGGCCATGCTGTCCGACCAGACCGGCGAGGCCTGGATCCTGGCGGCGGGCCTGCTGGTCATGGGCGCCATGATGGTGGCGGCCCACCTCAAGGAAGAAAGGGTGGACGACCCGGGCACCACCACCGTGGCCGCTGTCGTGGTGTGCTATGCCCTGGGGGCCATGGTCTGGTATGGCCAGATCCATCTGGCCGTCACCCTGGCCATCCTTTCCACCGTGCTGCTGTACTTCAAGGCGGAACTGAAGGGCGTGTCCCAGACCCTCACCCGGCGGGACCTGCTGTCCATCCTCCAGTTCGCGGTGTTGAGCCTGGTGGTGCTGCCCATCCTGCCCGACGAGAACTACGGCCCCTACAACGCCCTGAACCCTTACCAGATCTGGTGGATGGTGGTGCTCATCTCCGGCCTGTCCCTGGCGGGCTATGCCGCCCTGCGCGTCGCCGGCCCCCGTCAGGGCGCCCTGCTCACGGGCATCTTCGGCGGCGTGGCCTCCAGCACCGCCACCACCCTGGCCTTTTCCCGCCATGCCCGAGAGGAGGAACGCCTGACCGCCATGTCCGCCGTGGTGATCCTCACCGCCAACTGGGTGGTGCTGATCCGCCTGGCCATCCTCACGGCCATCATGGCCCCGGGCCTGTTGCCGGACATGGGCCTGATCGTGGCCGGCGGCCTGGCCACCGGCGGCATCGTCCTGGCCTTCAACTGGCGTGGCCTGGAGGCCAGGACCAACGCCCCGGTACTTGAACTGGGCAACCCCACGGAAATCCGCATGGCCCTGTCCTTCGGCGCCCTTTATGCCGCCGTGCTGTTCGCCGTCGCCTGGCTCACGGACTGGGCCGGCCATGTGGGTACCTACGGCGTGGCCATCGTGTCCGGCCTGACGGACATTGACGCCATCACCCTCTCCACCCTGCGCCTGCTGGGATTGGAGTCCCTGGGCAGCCACCAGGCCCTCACCGCCATCCTCCTGGCCTTGCTGGCCAACATTGCCTTCAAGAGCGGAATGTCGTTGGTTCTGGGCGGGCTGCCCCTGGCCAGGCGGGTGCTGCCCGGCATGGCCGCGACGGCGGCGGGGTGCGTGGCCGGCTACTTCCTTATCTGA
- a CDS encoding MoxR family ATPase produces the protein MIHPLHKVLEQINGVVLGKTHQTRLALTCLLAGGHLLIEDLPGVGKTTLAHALAQTLGLEFKRIQFTSDLLPADVLGYSVFDREKGGFTFHPGPVFSQVVLADEINRATPKAQSALLEAMEEGQVTLEGVTRALPAPFFVIATQNPFTQTGVYPLPESQLDRFLMRLTLGYPDASAERALLAGSARPVKQCGALVSPDDLARARQAIATVRIADPLIDYLQALTEYSRSGGRFVHGLSPRAVLGLAHAARAWAWLEGRDFVIPDDVQAVFPSVAGHRLLDAEGGMQGDQCAAKVLGAVSIP, from the coding sequence GTGATCCATCCCTTACACAAAGTCCTCGAACAAATCAACGGCGTGGTCCTGGGCAAGACCCACCAGACCCGCCTGGCCCTCACCTGCCTGCTGGCGGGGGGCCACCTCCTCATCGAGGATCTGCCGGGCGTGGGCAAGACCACCCTGGCCCATGCCCTGGCCCAGACCCTGGGCCTGGAGTTCAAGCGTATCCAGTTCACCAGCGACCTGCTGCCGGCAGACGTGCTGGGCTATTCCGTGTTCGACAGGGAAAAAGGCGGCTTCACCTTCCACCCGGGCCCCGTGTTCAGCCAAGTGGTCCTGGCGGACGAGATCAACCGGGCCACGCCCAAGGCCCAGAGCGCCCTGCTGGAAGCCATGGAGGAAGGCCAGGTGACCCTGGAGGGCGTGACACGTGCCCTGCCCGCCCCCTTCTTCGTCATTGCCACCCAGAACCCCTTCACCCAGACGGGGGTTTATCCCCTGCCCGAATCCCAGCTGGACCGCTTCCTCATGCGCCTGACCCTGGGCTATCCGGACGCCTCCGCCGAGCGGGCCCTGCTGGCAGGCAGTGCCCGGCCCGTGAAGCAATGCGGCGCCCTGGTCTCCCCTGATGATCTGGCCCGGGCCCGGCAGGCCATCGCCACCGTGCGCATCGCCGACCCCTTGATCGACTACCTCCAGGCCCTCACGGAATACAGCCGCTCCGGCGGCCGTTTCGTGCATGGCCTGTCACCCCGGGCCGTGCTGGGACTGGCCCATGCGGCCCGGGCCTGGGCCTGGCTGGAGGGCCGGGACTTCGTGATTCCCGACGACGTCCAGGCCGTGTTTCCGTCCGTGGCAGGGCATCGTCTGCTGGATGCGGAAGGTGGCATGCAGGGCGACCAGTGCGCGGCCAAGGTGCTGGGGGCCGTTTCCATACCCTGA